In Cryptomeria japonica chromosome 1, Sugi_1.0, whole genome shotgun sequence, the sequence gatcctggagcccaatctagttctatggcaagtgcagcagctagtacaggttgcccttcagagttgttggcaccatatgctaggggtcattttgatcctaagtctcctctaaaacagtttgcttcacaaatatcagtacaaggcactgcatcacattcaagtgggggaacaaggaagtggaagtgcaatatttgtgacagagaatggttcggtagcattagcagggtgaatgtacactttctattttggagaggaaaaggtgtgaaacattgtaagtttttggaggaacccaAAAATATACATTATAGAATTGAGTTTAACaagctttggggggttccagatgacacaaatatttcaatgcctactactttgtctgctagggcatcacTTCACGACAACTAGAATGTGCCAATGccacatacttatcatgcttcgcaggcgggaggaatgatgtttggatctccatctacttccacttctactgctgccagggttgggaaacgtaagttgcatacaccacagagcaaccccattgttgatatgtttaatgtgcagttgagagatgagatagatgaatccattggcaatttcttctttgccaatggcattccatttcatgttacacggtctccttattataggaagatgatggatatggtggccaagggaggaccatcttatgtgccaccaggggagacgaaaatgaggacctcgatcttggataaaagctattccaagatcaatattttgatggagaagatgaaggcatgttgggcggcattggggtgcagcatagttatggatgggtggacgaacattagccatcattcactcatcaacgtcatggtcacatgtgcagagggcccatacttccttagagcagttgattgtacaaggcatcgtaaagatgctaatttccagtttcaggtcctcagggaggctattgaggaggttgggccacaaaatgtggtccaagtagtgacagatgcaacctatgtgtgtagagcagcagggagacttgttgaggcagcctatagacacatttggtggaccccatgttgtgtgcatgccatgaacaatgcactcaagaaaatggggaagattgactggattagaggagtggtcaccgatgcgagagatgtgcaaatgtttatctgcaaccaccacatttcacatgcactcttcaggaccttcgcgaagaaggagttcttgaaaccagttgacactagatatgcatcctatttcattctcttggagagaatgattgagttgcaagaggcattgcaactcatggttatgactaatgagtggaataggtgggctgaggccaagacagagcaggggagaagggtgaaggagatagtgaagagtgatgtgttttggactgatgcgaaatacattgtctccatcatttctccagtattccaggtgatcagatatggggatggggatgcacctaaccttggagaggtgtatgagtgcattgactctatgcttggccagatgagggctgctgtgcgagtgaaggacccctctctagcattctacaatgagcaaatctggcctatcattcagagtagatgggacaagttgaacactcctttgcatatggctgcctttgccttgaatcctaagtggtacaaggctagaccgggtagaatgacaccgattgaggatgatgaggtgaaggcgggtttctttaggtgcatagagaagatgtttgattccagagatgtcggcacaatgcgcactgagtggggaatatttgccactcttagaggttatttagatgcggcaaagatggatatagacactatggcacaggaggacccacttttgtggtggacttgtcatggcccgaaatctttgaccaccactctagccatctgtctgctatcccaggtttccaattcttcagctgctgagaggaactggtctacatatagcttcatccactctattaagaggaacagacttacctctaagagagcagagaagcttgtggctgtacatagtgctttgcgtctcattgaccgcaagacacttatgtacaaggagagtccagcggcacgatgggatgtagagccagaggagccttcacagattgatgaggatgatcctaccacttcagatgcaaggctagttggtgtgagcttgagggaccttgatcctcaggagtccagcagttccagtgaggaggagtttgcagatgattagaggcctccattagctatagtttgagttttcacttttcagttttgtcattttgtatttgactcgtctcttttgtaatgctattgctacatgtatttgtatttggctactcattgtaatgatgaatcatgtaatcatctttattattatagactttgcaatggcatcagatattcatatttttcattttcctttttcgatattcatatgatagaaatgagaaatctccaatttgacaatttcatttgtcaaattttatttacttttagttttagcaattagttacgtatcactaatctaagtaatcttggtatttcctatagtttcatttgaaatctaattcttatactgttatactgttatacatcttttcaaaactagtttttcaagtactatatgtatatatatgagcaccaccaccccgccaccctctcgccgccgtccccccgccgtccccaaatttaggcccttggtccccccgtcccggaaatgcgtccccctcgtccccccgtccccccgtccccaacgcccgtggaacactggtttGGACTGAGTACAAAATGATCACCTCTCAAGTCAAACACTATTTTAGGTATTTTATTTCGCTATTTTTTCCTTGTTGAGTACTACATTTGGCGCTTCTATAAGAAGATTTATAGATTTTCCCTCCAATTATAGCTATTTCTAAGAGAtactttaattattaattttaaaaggtTTAAGCCAGAGAACTTTGTATTTTTCGTCAATGTTGGATTCAAATGTAACTTCCTATCACATTCATTGATGAATTGCAATTTAATTGTACCTTTGGTTATCATAACCCAGGATTTCTTATAGTTTTCCTCTTTGTTTGGTATTAAATTGGTATAGCTTTGTTCTGCCCCTACCAGACTTAAGGACTGCAATTGAAGCAGAGGGTTTGTTTCTCCTTTTCCAACTAGAGTTTTCTGAACTGATTCCATCATTGGTAGAGAGCCAAGTCCAAAGCAGATTGAAAAGATGGCAACTGTGACTGTTAGTCATAATAAGCGTAGATATTAACTTGAACAATGTCTCAACAATTTAGATCACCTTAGTGAACTTATCTTTTGAAACTAGAAGCGTCTCATCTTTatcatattattaaattttatttacaaatgaCCTCCCCCTCCAAAGGTTTTCCCACAATATTCTCTCCCAGTTCTATGAATTGTGGAGTACCTTAAATAAAACCTCCTCCTCTTCAGAATGAAGATACTATGATTAGGACCAACcttcaaaacttttacaaaatgCTTCTCATATTTCCTTAGAAAATTTGTGAGTTTCCATTTTTCTCAGACATTTGCATTAGACAAAAAAAAAGGTATTTCAGTTCTCTATAGGGGAtttaacaattttgaagtttgGACAATTGACCAACATTCTAACCATATGATTTCATACCAGGCATAGGCCTTTCTATTGACAGTTGGTTGTCCTGTTAAATGCAATTTAGTAATTGAACCACTACCTTCATCACCTCACATACAAATGAAAAAAGTAGCCTCAATTCAATTCAGCCTGCATGCTTGTGTGTTTTTCCCCGACGGTATGGAGACAACAACACCTCCAAATGTCGTTTACTCACCTCGTGCAGCTAGTAAAAGATGTTGTGCACACTGCTCCTCTACATATGCACTTGGCAAATTGTGCTATGCACGCCGGCCATCCACGCTTCCAGTCTTCAAACCTTAACTGCCTGGAAAGGAAAGTTAAGCGCACGCATGTCAATTAACAGGGGAAGGCCAATAAAAAGGGAGAACATTGAAGAGAATCAATAGCAACGCCAAAGGTGAAATTTAAGAGCACCACAATCTTGCCAAACCAACACAGTAATCCAAGTATACATATATCTATGGATTATTTTTCCTAGGGTTTCGTAGTTCTTGTTTTCCAATGTGTTTCCCTGAAAGTGTGCTTCTCTTTTGCCTTCCGTAGCCTACATAGTAAGTGAAATTTTTTGCTGTTGACCCTCATTAACATCAAGGGAACTTGTCCTTGTTTCCTGTATATCCAGCATCTTATATTACTAAGTATAACATTCTCTGCATTGTCTTTGTTTGGTCCAACATGAGAGGCCACCTGCTATTGCACCTATAGCAACATTTATATCAGTATTCATCTATTCATTTATGTTGCACATATTGCAACTTATAAAAGCAATAAGTGCATGACAAACATTCAAAACTAACTCCAGAAAGCTGTTATACAAATCAAAAGATAATGACATTGAGCCCAATATACTTAATAATGACTCACTTAGCTAACTATCAGTTTAGACATAAGCAAACACTAGCTTCAATACAAATAACTCAAAATGACTTGAAAATAGTGAAAATTTATTATGGTTCATGTATATTAGCAGAACCCAATATCATTACCAAAAAGTTAAATTGAGCACAGATAATGTAAAATCATTGGGCAGTTGAGAAAACATGAGAAAGCCCTGAATGAACACCAGAAATTCTAACTAAGATGGCAAGAATTAAAATTTTTACCTCTTCCAAATATGCAAGGATCTCTTTGATCACTATGACCACTATGAAAATTTGTGATTCTTCCTTCATTTCTTCTGTCAGAAGTTCAACCTTATCATGGCTGTAACCAATCCTATTCCTGTCTGCTTATTCTAACATAATTAGTTTTTTCATGCTACAACTATACACACTGTCAATTGCTTATTTTTCGGAGATAGATGATAAAATGGATGGACCAAACTAAATCAAATATTATACCTTCTTTGTATGAGATGCTCAGTGTTTTTTACCAAAACTTAATTAAGTATTATAATTGCTTATCCAAGTATTAAGTAGGTTTACCTATACCTGTTTATCCAGGTATTAAGTACATTTACCATGGAACAATAATATATGGGCTACTCTATCAATTGTTGTTAAGAGAAATATGAGGCATAGGTTTGGACTAGATTGAAATATTGTTGCCTTACCATATCATGAATCAATTATTGAGGGAAATTTCATTACTCCATCTCCATTTACAGTAGTTTTTTAGATTGGAATATCCAATAcagtaataataattttaaattaatatttagattTGTGATTGCTAAATAACACAATATTAGTACAACATATATGCTCCAGTATTCTGTTTCGGATTGCCTATACCTTATTTTTGTCAAATCTGAATCAAAACAAAGAGAGTCATTTTTTATCCATCGCTAGGATCAATAATATTTACTTTCTCATGATAAGCATATTTGTATTTTTATGCAGAATGCACTTATTGTAAATTTCTCTGAAGAAAAAGTAAGAAAGCACCATAAAAAATGGCGGTCACATGTGAATTTGAGAATGGTTTCTATTATTTTGGTTAGACATATCTTTCTCATCTtacttatttaaattatcttttgggGGATTCGATTTAGGAGGCATATACTTTGCTTTGTCAATTCGTTTTCGTAAATTTCTGCAATGTCCTTATTTACTTCCAGGTGGATATTTACTGGCTCTTATacattttcattttctctcttcagTACAGGGAAGAAGTTTCTCAACCACAATGGATCATTGTCAATTGCTCTATCAATTTGTTTTCTCGAATTTTGGCAATGTCCTTGTTTACTTCCAGCTAGATTTTTACAAGCTCTTATGTGTTTTCATTTACTCTATTCAGTACAGGGAACAAGTTGTTTTCCGGCCATAATGAGTCAATTATACAACAGTGGTTAGAACAGAAACCATGAATGCTACATTTGTTGGAGAGAATGCTTAATTGAACTCAACTTCAATAGGAAAATTGGAGATAAAGTTGTATGTTTGTTCTAGCACATAGGCTATAAGATATAAACATAGTAAAATCTATCTTATATCATATGATTTATTGTTGAATATTGTAAAAGAATATATAAATTTTAAGTTGTGGCATAAAGAGAATTTTGAATATATAGGCATGTATTCTTATTTGTCATTACAAAATCTTTCTTTTATATCATAAATCTATTGCTAATGAATAATGTTTGTATGGAGTTTTAAAATAGAAGCTCTATACACTGTATTTGTTTTCATGATTTCAAGGTACGGGATGTTGAGGAGATCATTCTAAAATAGACACTTGTAAGTGAATTTACGATACTTTCATAAGTCTTACAATACAATATCTACATGCTTCATAAGGTCTGATATTGCCAATAGACAATCAATTGCATATGAACAGTCTTTTTACGGAGTTCCCAAATAGAAGCTCTATACACTgtatatttgttttttgtttggGTTCTTCTGTTAAAAAGATTATTCAAATATGTGCTTTGTATCTATGGTGGAGAATTGAAAGTACATAACATGCAGGGTATTTTGAGGGGCTTTGATCAGGCCTCAAATCTTATTCTCGATGAATCGCATGAATGAGTTTACTCCGCTATGGTAAGCTGATCCCTGTCATATGTAGCGGTGGCCTTTTTAAGTTATTATTAGTAAATTTAAGCCTCGTTCAAGTTTTTAGATATAGCCGACTTGAATGAGCCAAACAGAGATATGAACTTAGGTTGTTTTCTTACTATTCACAATTAGAATTGTATTGCATTTCCTTGAAGAGTGCGTTCAACCAATTTTCCACTCAGTCCTTTTGTGGTGAATGTGGAAATACTGGAATAGGACGCTTATTATTTTTATCGAGTTTTCTTTAGAAGTTCAGAGATGTGTGTACAACATATGCATAGGGGATCTTAAACCCTTAACCCTGACCCCGAATTAGTTCTATAAACTTTTACTAAAGTTGACCAGATCAGATCCCTGAGGGTCCTGTCTTTTCTTGAGCTCttacaaaacaaattttttttccatttttaggAGATTAATTTTGAAGGTAAACAACCATTTTATTTGTGAATTGCATTTTCCCAATGCTTGGAATTTGCAAAGGGGTTTCAATTGCTTTTGTATCATTAAACACTAAAACTGTAACAATTATCACTCATTACATAATTATCTTTTTCTATCATGAATTTCACGAACGCAACTTTGCTAAGGCTTTTTTGGGGTGTGTGTtctagttttgatgtttgatcACAGTTATACTTGTAGCCTGAACTTTTCCTTTATGTAAtctgtaaatttatttttttttaaaaaaggttcTCTGGTATTGAGCGTGCATAATTTCCTTTGATTAGTATTGTTTATAATCTCATTCCCTGGAGATCTTGTTAGGGTCATTTTGTTATGTTACCGTTATCCAGCACATTGTCATTTTTTGTAGATATTATTTTTATACTCAAAACACTGGAATTGTTTTAGAGATGATTTTGTTAGACAAAGGTTGTGGAGCTCAATCCATAACATGTATGTCGTAAGTTCTTGTTAATTGTACTCATAGATGCATATGGTTTCAAGTACATACGCCTTTGATATAAAAACAATTGCATAACATTTTTGATCACATAGATACAACTATCAAAATCTACTCCGAAGAACAGTTGCGATCTAGCAAGATTATACAAAGACTGTTAAAAATTTCCGTGGCAGCAAATCTCTTGAAATCCTAGACAAAACACATATTCAGACATAGAAACCATAACACAACCAGCATATACACCTGAACAGAGATACCAAACACAATATCAAACCTAATTCTTGAAAAGCTACACCACCCCTATTTACTCCCTACCATCTGGCAAGGCATGTCTATTGTTGATCACCTTGTCTACACAAGGCTTATTTCATTGATCGAACTTCTCCTTCAATTCCCTGCCACAGATGGAAAACACGCTATAACATATTTCTCTGCGACATCTTGATCTGTGTATGGAAGGGCCATAGGAAAAATGGTATTGTTTGTATACCTCTTTATAAAATTGATAATTTGTCAAGCCTCACAAATTTATTTGAAAAATTACAAGTCTAATGTCACTTTTAGGTTACTGATGTCAAATGAAGTCGATAAACACCAAATTATAGGTTATTCTTTCGAGCAAGGATTCAGCCCCACCATTCATTTTGGTGTTTATTAATTCCTTTAtcacaattgttggtattatgattGTGGGATATTGTCTTTCATCTTTTTGCCTCTCATGTTTTGATCCTCAAACTACCTTCTACACAAAAAAACACAGCCTATTGGCTTTTTGTTGCACGAAAAAAAACGTGCAACTGCTAGTTTTATTGAGTATAAAACCTTTTCCAATAAAAGATCATTCTATATAAAGACCCatatgattttttaaaaaatctGTATTTTAAGATCTACATAATCTCATTTGCAACAAGTGAATTTTGAATTAAAAGTCACTTGCATtatgatcatcatcatcaccaccaccaatgtattctTCATCGTCGGCGAAATCAGAAAGAGCATGCTCCTCTGCAGCCAATCTCTCAGAGCAATCAAGATCACTGTCACTCTCTCACACCAATCAACACGCCCAAAGCGCAACAGATCTTTTTCAGAATATTCAGCTGTTGTGAATGCATAGTTTAGCAAATAAGCTTTGCAGTATGTGAAGGGTTTTCCTTTCTTCGCCTGCCTTCACTCCCATTATAAACGCCTTCTTTATACAATGAGAGGATGGAATCCAGGAGTCATATTCTGAGAACCTTTCTTCATTAACTACGCACATATATATCCAGTCTGCAGCACCACTAAACAGGTTTATATGTCTTAGGTGATGAGGTCTCTGACGCACAATCCTGGTCCCATTAAAAATATCGCCCTCTATCTGAGGAGAATCCCAAACCAAAGCGCAGAAGATGAATGTACTGAGTGAGCGATGGGTTTTATGAAACCAGTccaaaatattatttatatttcctTCACGCTCTATTTCATAAAAAGCATCCACCATAGACAATGTGTTCCCAATTTTATCTGCGGTAAAATATGATATGGACGATCTCCTCACATAGCCAAatctaaatccttcttcatcttcatcttcatcacccTCATTTGAAATAAAATCTGACATAGCTGATCTCCCCACCATAGTTATATGCTCAGATGGCAATCTCTGAAATCATAGTGTCCTCGATAAATTATTTTCAACAGTACATATGGAAAGTCGAAAACTGAACAGAAATACTTTATTGAGATGCAATTGTTCCAAAAAAAATTAACACGCAACATAGCCACTATATTGAAAGGAAATAATGGACAAATGATGAGTAACTACATGTGTTTGTGTTTAGTACCTGCAACCTTTCGACACAACTTATAATAGGACTATCTGAAATAATCATCTCcttcagtccttccaattcttcaaCGCCTCTTATATTCGTCAGCTTCGGACATTCAACAATGATAACGCTCTCCAGGCGTAATaaatgttctatgccttccatattcTGCATCCTTGTACATTTCCCAATGAAGAGTTTCTTCAACTCCTTCAATTCATTAAAACAAACTACATCATGCAACTGTGTACAGCCCTGAATCCAGATTCTCTTCAATCCCTTCAAGTGTTCAATAGCTTTTATACGCTTCAGCTCTGGACAATAAGCGATCCAGATCCTCTTCAATCTCTCCAATCTTTCAAAAGCTGATACATCCTGCAGGTTCTCACACTGGCTAATATAGATCCTCTTGAGACAATTGACACCCCCAAAATTTGGGAACTCTCTCATAGTCGGACATAATTTTATATTGAAAAATTCAAGTTTTAGCAGATCATTGCCCAATACTTTTCTCAATTGTTGACATTTCAACAGTGTCAGACATTCCAGTGTGGTTATCCCTGTCAAATCCATTTCAATCAGATCTGTCATACAACAAAGCTGAAGAGATTTAAGGTTGGGACAGAACTGTCCACTAATGGAGACCACCGTTGTTTTCAATACACCGCACAGAATTATGGCCTCAAGATTTCTCATAGGAAACAGATCAACAGTTGTCTTTCCCCTGTTGCTTAGAGCAAATTCCCCTTCTACCTTAAAGGATTTCAAGCTTAAAGTTTGCAGATAGGTGAGTTCTCTTATAGATTTCTGCAAGCGATTCCATTCAATAATACTTTCCCATCTTAAGAACTCAGGTCCACATTCTATTTGCAGACTTCTCAGATTTTTGAACATTCCAAACGAACTCAGCAGTTTCTTGAAATCGCTCATATACATATTTTGAAGACTGGAGTCTAAGATACTATCAAAGATGCAAGATAGCTCTTTCAACTTGAGGAGAACCTGGAATTTACAACCACTTTGTTCAAACTACTATTTTTTTCAATGATAAAAAATCTCACAAGACCGAAATAATTGCTGGTGCGACCAAAATTTAATTTTTGATCAAGAAAAAGCATGTACCTGGTCATCCCTTTGCCACAATATCACAGGTGATACTCTTTCAAGACTTAAAGTGTGCAGATTTTGTAGAGGAATCGGGTATTCAGGAATACGCCGATGACCAAAAATAGAGGAAAGTTCAAGCACTTGTAAATCAGTTGATGTCCTTGAACTCCCCAGAAAACATCTCATATAAAAATCATCTTCAATGTCGACCCGATTTATGAAACATCTGAAACTTTTTCCTTCGGACCCAGCGAGGGTGCTTTGGAATCCCTTGATTTTTCTCATTCCAATCTGAACTCAAAATTATTTGTAGTTAGAAAATGTTCACTCTAACTTACCTATAAATGTTCTAACAGCTTACAGAAAACAAATCATTTGCAACTAGGAGCATAAATTTAAGGCTGCATAAAACACATACAAGATCCTCAGGACGCCACAGCCGACGAGGATGGCTCATTTGATTATCTGTTGGCTGGACCGTTTCTTTATCTGCCAT encodes:
- the LOC131073724 gene encoding disease resistance protein Roq1, coding for MASTSTSGRGQQERDPFWVLEPPKKKIKSSLTAKQFDVFINHRGPDTKTKVAQQLYDALQEAGIRAYLDAPETELGDYFPSAIKNAISSAVVHIAILSPQYAESPWCLAELALMFQTKARIIPLFYHVQPSDFRYIKNGVAEAFSKHEEKGRFPSHDIQQWKECLQNVSWLKGYELNKENDDPSKLCDDVLSAVVKEKQKRKIPFQVAQYAVGLDELVKDFHSHCQRNGQMRDKIIGIFGMGGSGKTTLAKYLFNSKHSEFSGSASLFDVRENHVKGKLTSLQSKLLNDLFPGNHYSFSSIEEGTAYIKHELQGSHESRFLIVIDDVDHQKQLDALLPKDTLNPNSLVIVTTRDERLLIKFEATVRYKMKEMNPEHSKELFCWHAFHTQSCKRGFENLVDSFVEACGGLPLALQVMGGHVFGSGVAYWKLQLDEAKARLDKDIRDTLKISYDALEEDQKQIFMDIACFFTGEDERKAISIWKASGWRAEHALQTLKDKCLIEVQDGVFAPVGCHYEPTFVLKMHDHLRDLGREMADKETVQPTDNQMSHPRRLWRPEDLIGMRKIKGFQSTLAGSEGKSFRCFINRVDIEDDFYMRCFLGSSRTSTDLQVLELSSIFGHRRIPEYPIPLQNLHTLSLERVSPVILWQRDDQVLLKLKELSCIFDSILDSSLQNMYMSDFKKLLSSFGMFKNLRSLQIECGPEFLRWESIIEWNRLQKSIRELTYLQTLSLKSFKVEGEFALSNRGKTTVDLFPMRNLEAIILCGVLKTTVVSISGQFCPNLKSLQLCCMTDLIEMDLTGITTLECLTLLKCQQLRKVLGNDLLKLEFFNIKLCPTMREFPNFGGVNCLKRIYISQCENLQDVSAFERLERLKRIWIAYCPELKRIKAIEHLKGLKRIWIQGCTQLHDVVCFNELKELKKLFIGKCTRMQNMEGIEHLLRLESVIIVECPKLTNIRGVEELEGLKEMIISDSPIISCVERLQRLPSEHITMVGRSAMSDFISNEGDEDEDEEGFRFGYVRRSSISYFTADKIGNTLSMVDAFYEIEREGNINNILDWFHKTHRSLSTFIFCALVWDSPQIEGDIFNGTRIVRQRPHHLRHINLFSGAADWIYMCVVNEERFSEYDSWIPSSHCIKKAFIMGVKAGEERKTLHILQSLFAKLCIHNS